The proteins below are encoded in one region of Bacillota bacterium:
- a CDS encoding MmgE/PrpD family protein, with protein sequence MYRSLSHMLGEFAAGADAARLPPAAVAAARRCFLDWLGSAIAGSASAPGRIMLAVVEALGGHPQATLVPVGLRLPVTGAALYNGAVSHVVELDDVHRESIMHPGAAVIPAALAAAEMVGATGREFMAAVVAGYEVAIRVAEAVTPSHYRYWHTTATCGTFGAAAASAKLLGLDGEGIASALGSAGTQAAGLWEFIADGAMSKHLHPGKAAMNGVLSALLAREGFSAASRILEGEKGFFRATAATFDESRVGEGLGESFKITGVSFKVHASCRHTHPAVDAALEVVRRHRPDPAAVSSVLVHTYSVALDVAGNPRPASVYSAKFSLPFCVALAICRGRAGPGEFSTGALEDPDIKGVMERVQVVVNPAFDAVYPTRWPARVTVRMNDGSELTGETHHPRGDPENPLGTDELEEKFRALVVPVVGDTAAEGLIERARSLESVADMGELMSCFGHQA encoded by the coding sequence ATGTACCGGAGTCTATCCCACATGCTGGGGGAGTTTGCCGCCGGGGCGGACGCCGCCCGGTTGCCACCCGCGGCGGTAGCAGCGGCGCGGCGGTGTTTCCTGGACTGGCTGGGGTCGGCCATCGCGGGCAGCGCGAGCGCCCCCGGCCGCATCATGCTGGCGGTGGTGGAGGCCCTGGGCGGTCACCCCCAGGCAACCCTGGTGCCAGTCGGCCTCCGCCTTCCCGTCACCGGTGCTGCCCTGTACAACGGTGCGGTATCCCACGTGGTGGAGCTGGACGACGTCCACCGGGAGTCGATCATGCATCCCGGTGCGGCGGTCATCCCGGCCGCCCTGGCCGCGGCCGAGATGGTGGGGGCGACCGGCCGGGAGTTCATGGCCGCAGTGGTGGCGGGGTACGAGGTGGCCATCCGGGTGGCGGAAGCGGTGACTCCCTCGCATTATCGCTACTGGCATACCACCGCTACCTGCGGGACCTTCGGAGCGGCGGCGGCCAGCGCGAAGCTGCTGGGCCTGGACGGTGAGGGGATCGCTTCCGCCCTGGGGAGCGCCGGTACCCAGGCCGCCGGACTGTGGGAGTTCATCGCCGATGGGGCCATGAGCAAGCACCTTCACCCGGGCAAGGCGGCCATGAACGGGGTGCTGTCAGCCCTGCTCGCCCGGGAGGGGTTCAGCGCAGCCTCCCGCATCCTGGAGGGGGAGAAGGGCTTCTTCCGGGCCACCGCCGCGACCTTCGACGAGAGCCGGGTGGGAGAAGGCCTGGGAGAATCCTTCAAGATCACGGGAGTTTCCTTCAAGGTACACGCTTCCTGCCGGCACACCCATCCCGCCGTCGATGCCGCCCTGGAGGTGGTGCGCCGCCATCGACCTGATCCCGCCGCCGTCTCCTCCGTTCTGGTGCACACATACTCGGTCGCCCTGGACGTGGCCGGCAACCCCCGACCCGCCAGCGTGTACAGCGCCAAATTCAGCCTTCCCTTCTGCGTGGCCCTTGCCATCTGCCGGGGGAGAGCGGGGCCCGGCGAATTCAGTACCGGGGCGCTGGAGGACCCGGACATCAAGGGGGTGATGGAGCGGGTGCAAGTGGTGGTGAACCCGGCGTTCGACGCGGTGTATCCGACCCGCTGGCCCGCCCGGGTGACGGTGCGTATGAACGATGGCAGTGAGCTGACCGGAGAAACCCATCATCCCCGCGGGGACCCGGAAAACCCCCTGGGGACCGACGAACTGGAGGAGAAGTTCCGTGCATTGGTCGTGCCAGTGGTCGGGGACACAGCGGCCGAAGGACTGATCGAGCGGGCGCGTTCCCTGGAATCCGTGGCCGACATGGGCGAGCTCATGTCCTGTTTCGGGCATCAGGCGTAA
- a CDS encoding fumarate hydratase, producing MGGTIGDELIGEVAGRLIRQAAVVLPDDVRRALAEACDREESMLARQQLGAMLQNARVAEEKGVPLCQDTGVPVFFLSLGSEVRIEGDPARVLEEAVRRATEDVPLRQNVIHPLTRRNSGTNTGWGVPIVHWDFLPGADYLEMMFVPKGFGAEMRAAQCWVLTSEDAGRAAAKAVLDVVQDSMGEPCPPVIIGVGIGGTADQSAHIAKRALFRSPLGTRHSEPQVAALEEEMLQAVNETGLGPMGLGGKTYALAVHVEICGAHTAVVPVSVFMQCWAARYAAARIYGDGRVLFLTHAG from the coding sequence GTGGGGGGCACGATCGGAGATGAACTGATTGGTGAGGTGGCCGGGCGCCTGATCCGCCAGGCGGCGGTGGTCCTGCCCGATGACGTCCGGCGGGCCCTGGCCGAAGCGTGCGACCGGGAAGAGAGCATGCTGGCCCGGCAGCAACTGGGGGCGATGCTGCAGAATGCCCGCGTGGCGGAAGAGAAGGGGGTACCCCTGTGCCAGGACACGGGGGTACCGGTTTTCTTCCTCTCCCTGGGCTCTGAGGTCAGGATAGAGGGGGACCCCGCGCGGGTGCTGGAGGAAGCTGTCCGGCGGGCAACGGAGGACGTGCCCCTGCGGCAGAACGTCATCCACCCGCTCACCCGGCGCAATTCCGGCACCAACACCGGCTGGGGGGTGCCCATCGTGCACTGGGACTTCCTGCCCGGGGCGGACTACCTGGAGATGATGTTCGTTCCCAAGGGATTCGGGGCCGAGATGCGGGCGGCCCAGTGCTGGGTTCTCACCAGCGAGGACGCCGGCCGGGCGGCGGCGAAGGCCGTGCTCGACGTGGTGCAGGACAGCATGGGGGAACCCTGTCCTCCGGTTATCATCGGGGTGGGCATCGGCGGGACGGCCGATCAATCCGCCCACATTGCCAAGAGAGCCCTCTTCCGCAGCCCCCTGGGTACCCGCCACTCCGAGCCCCAGGTGGCGGCGCTGGAAGAGGAGATGCTGCAGGCGGTCAACGAGACGGGGTTGGGTCCCATGGGGCTGGGGGGGAAGACCTATGCCCTGGCGGTCCATGTTGAGATCTGCGGGGCCCATACGGCGGTGGTGCCGGTGTCGGTTTTCATGCAGTGCTGGGCGGCGCGTTACGCAGCGGCCAGGATCTACGGAGACGGCAGGGTGCTGTTCCTGACCCACGCTGGCTGA
- a CDS encoding CoA-binding protein, which translates to MAILVNRHSQIVIQGITGREASMVTRHTLAYGTRIVAGVTPGKGGQEVCGVPVHDTLAAACRYHRIDTAVTYVPPAFVYDAVAEAVACGIRFAFIPTENVPRHDAMKLLALARRAGVRVVGPNSVGIISPGERVKLGAIGGDNPERCFLPGPVGVISRSGGMTAELAWMVKRAGFGVSTAVSIGGDALIGSTPRDLLQMFQADPETRAVVMFGEPGTTLEEEAADFVEQGGFTKPLVGFVAGRFVEELPEETVFGHAAALISGKVGRPSAKISRLREAGALVAEDFEDLIPLVREAMGRAG; encoded by the coding sequence ATGGCCATCCTGGTGAACAGGCACTCCCAGATAGTCATCCAGGGTATCACCGGCAGGGAGGCTTCCATGGTGACGCGCCACACCCTGGCCTACGGCACCCGCATCGTGGCCGGGGTTACTCCCGGCAAGGGCGGGCAGGAGGTATGCGGGGTTCCGGTCCACGACACCCTGGCTGCTGCCTGCCGGTATCACCGGATCGACACCGCCGTAACCTATGTTCCTCCGGCCTTCGTTTACGATGCCGTGGCGGAGGCGGTGGCCTGCGGCATCAGGTTCGCCTTCATTCCCACGGAGAACGTTCCCCGCCACGATGCCATGAAGCTGCTGGCCCTGGCCCGCCGGGCGGGGGTCAGGGTGGTGGGCCCCAATTCCGTGGGCATCATCAGCCCCGGGGAACGGGTGAAGCTGGGCGCCATCGGGGGCGACAACCCGGAAAGGTGCTTCCTCCCCGGTCCCGTGGGGGTGATCTCCCGCAGCGGGGGGATGACAGCCGAGCTGGCCTGGATGGTGAAGAGGGCTGGCTTTGGGGTAAGCACGGCCGTGAGCATCGGGGGAGACGCCCTCATCGGGAGCACCCCCCGTGATCTGCTCCAGATGTTCCAGGCCGACCCGGAAACCCGGGCGGTGGTCATGTTCGGGGAACCGGGTACCACGTTGGAGGAAGAAGCGGCCGACTTCGTGGAACAGGGCGGCTTCACCAAGCCCCTGGTGGGTTTCGTGGCCGGTCGCTTTGTGGAGGAGCTGCCGGAAGAAACGGTGTTCGGGCATGCGGCTGCCCTGATATCGGGGAAGGTGGGCAGGCCCTCGGCCAAGATATCCCGGCTGCGGGAGGCGGGGGCGCTGGTGGCGGAGGATTTCGAAGACCTCATACCGCTGGTGCGGGAAGCCATGGGCAGGGCCGGTTGA
- a CDS encoding ATP citrate lyase citrate-binding domain-containing protein, which translates to MARLLESQALDLLRQAGLTVPRYEVAREPREAEQAALRLGGPVVVKALVPAGKRGRAGGILFAGDAGEAARCAEKLLGTNLACYPVEQVLVEERLDVDRELYLAFTIASGRQATAVIAGSAGGMDVEELSRLHPEKVRTIHVDPLDGLPDFAARQLWYDAGVGGSLLPQLGSLTARLHRLFVSLDAYILEVNPLVVTREGKAIPAAVLMGVDDAAVFRHSELAGRVQPGMERTWRPLTGLEKQVVAVNDADPYRGTARYTEMEGGDIGFLCGGGGASLLLFDALRQAGGRPANYSEVGGNPTADKVYGIARAILSKPGVRGLLVAHNITNNTQVDLVAEGVVRALDELGLDARSFPVVAREAGVNEERARRLFQDRGVEYYGDEITLAEAARRIVARVRECAGAGSEVG; encoded by the coding sequence GTGGCAAGGCTGCTGGAAAGCCAGGCGCTGGATCTGTTGCGGCAGGCGGGCCTCACGGTTCCCCGGTACGAAGTGGCCCGCGAACCCCGGGAGGCTGAGCAGGCCGCCCTGCGCCTGGGGGGGCCGGTGGTGGTCAAGGCGCTGGTCCCCGCGGGCAAGCGGGGCCGGGCCGGAGGGATTCTCTTTGCCGGGGACGCTGGGGAGGCGGCGCGCTGCGCCGAGAAGCTGCTGGGCACGAACCTGGCCTGCTACCCCGTCGAGCAGGTGCTGGTGGAAGAGCGCCTGGATGTGGACCGGGAGCTCTACCTCGCCTTCACCATCGCTAGCGGGCGCCAGGCCACGGCCGTGATCGCCGGCAGCGCGGGCGGCATGGATGTGGAAGAGCTGAGCCGGCTCCACCCGGAGAAGGTGAGAACTATCCATGTCGACCCCCTCGACGGGCTGCCCGACTTCGCCGCCCGCCAGTTGTGGTACGACGCAGGAGTGGGAGGCAGCCTCCTGCCGCAACTGGGAAGCCTGACCGCCCGGCTGCACCGCCTGTTCGTCAGCCTTGATGCCTACATCCTGGAAGTCAACCCGCTGGTGGTGACCCGGGAGGGAAAGGCAATCCCGGCGGCCGTCCTGATGGGCGTGGACGATGCCGCCGTGTTCCGCCACTCGGAACTGGCCGGCCGGGTCCAGCCGGGCATGGAGCGCACCTGGCGGCCGCTCACGGGGCTGGAGAAGCAGGTGGTGGCGGTCAACGACGCCGATCCCTACCGCGGTACGGCCCGGTACACCGAGATGGAGGGGGGCGACATCGGCTTTCTCTGCGGCGGAGGCGGTGCCAGCCTGCTCCTCTTTGACGCCCTGCGGCAGGCGGGCGGTCGACCCGCCAACTACAGCGAGGTGGGGGGTAACCCCACCGCGGACAAGGTATACGGTATCGCCCGGGCCATTCTCTCCAAACCGGGCGTCAGAGGCCTGCTGGTGGCCCACAACATCACCAACAACACCCAGGTGGACCTGGTGGCCGAGGGGGTGGTGCGCGCCCTGGACGAGCTGGGCCTGGATGCGCGCTCGTTCCCGGTGGTGGCGCGGGAGGCTGGGGTCAACGAGGAGCGGGCGCGCAGGCTTTTCCAGGACAGGGGTGTGGAGTATTACGGCGACGAGATAACGCTGGCGGAGGCGGCCAGGCGGATCGTGGCCAGGGTGAGGGAATGCGCGGGCGCGGGTTCGGAGGTGGGATGA